A region of Aphanothece sacrum FPU1 DNA encodes the following proteins:
- a CDS encoding cadherin-like domain-containing protein, with product TGSAPSLTLEATNPFGLTDVADYATPTFADIDGDGDLDAFVGELFGNTIFYRNTGTGSAPSFTLEATNPFGLTDVGYLATPTFADIDGDGDLDAFVGTVEGNTLFFENIAPTTPVNNAPTGSPTATLSNTNEDTPITITAADLLAGFSDVDAGDTLSVVGLTSNNGTLVDNGNGTYTFTPTANFNGAVNLTYGVSDGTATLAGQSQTFSVTPVNDAPVGSPTATLSNTAEDTAIIINTADLLAGFSDVDGDNLSFVNLTADNGALVDNFDGTYTFTPTANFNGTVTLTYGVTDGTVTLAGQSQTFSVTAVNDAPTGDTIFKSSQTNPLGLTNVGFRAAPTFADIDGDGDLDAFVGELLGNTIFYRNTGTGSAPSFTLEATNPFGLTDVGYLATPTFADIDGDGDLDAFVGERFGNTVFYRNTGTGSAPSFTLEATNPFGLTDVVGYSTPTFADIDGDGDLDAFVGELLGNTVFYRNTGTGSAPSFTLEATNPFGLTDVGYVATPTFADIDGDGDLDAFVGERFGNTTFYRNTGTGSAPSFTLEATNPFGLTDVGYVATPTFADIDGDGDLDAFVGERFGNTLFFENISGVKATLSDTAEDTAIIIYAADLLAGFSDVDGDTLSVVGLTSNNGTLVDNGNGTYTFTPTANFNGTVTLTYGVTDGTVTLAGQSQTFSVTPVNDAPVGSPTATLSNTAEDTAITITAANLLAGFSDVEGDTISVVNLTADNGALVDNFDGTYTFTPTANFNGTVTLTYGVTDGTATLAGQTQTFSVTAVNDAPTGDPIFNSPQTNPFGLTDVGYNSAPTFADIDGDGDLDAFVGERYGNTVFYRNTGTGSAPSFTLEATNPFGLTDVGNNSAPTFADIDGDGDLDAFVGELFGNTRFYRNTGTGSAPSFTLEATNPFGLTDVGNNSAPTFADIDGDGDFDAFVGNSYGNTIFYRNTGTGSAPNFTLEATNPFGLTDVGILAKPTFADIDGDGDLDAFVGELFGNTIFYRNTGTGSAPNFTLEATNPFGLTDVGYVATPTFADIDGDGDLDAFVGETFGNTLFFENISGVKATLSDTAEDTAIIIYAADLLAGFSDLDGDTLSVVGLTSNNGTLVDNGNGTYTFTPTANFNGTVTLTYGVSDGTATLAGQSQTFSVTPVNDAPVGSPTATLSNTAEDTPITITAANLLAGFSDVDSDTLSVVGLTSNNGALVNNGNGTYTFTPTVNFNGTVTLTYGVSDGTATLAGQSQTFSVTPVNDAPVGSPTATLSNTAEDTPITITAANLLAGFSDVDGNTISVVNLTANNGALVNNGNGTYTFTPTANFNGAVNLTYGVSDGTATLAGQSQTFSVTPVNDAPVGSPTATLSNTAEDTPITITAANLLAGFSDVDGNTISVVNLTANNGALVNNGNGTYTFTPTANFNGAVNLTYGVTDGTATLAGQSQTFSVTPVNDAPVGVNDTATTAFNTAVTIQASTLLANDTDVDNSVLSITGVSGVTNGTAVLNNNGTVSNTADDYIVFTPTTGFSGNASFNYTLSDGSLTGTAAVTVAVGSSITGTNQSDNLVGGNGNDILNGGNGNDTIYGGNGNDILDGGNSNDTLYGGSGNDTLLGGNGDDLLYGDGFLNGGIGNDVLNGDNGKDTLYGGLGSDTLTGGNAQDVFAYTGGDGSDTITDFVKGQDKIGLYNGLSFGQLNFSGNTIRVASTNEILATLTGINTTTLTAADFVNI from the coding sequence AACGGGGTCTGCTCCTAGCTTGACCCTTGAGGCCACCAACCCCTTCGGACTGACGGATGTAGCGGATTATGCTACCCCCACCTTTGCTGATATCGATGGGGATGGGGACTTGGATGCTTTTGTGGGTGAATTGTTCGGCAATACCATATTCTACCGCAACACGGGAACGGGGTCTGCTCCCAGCTTCACCCTTGAGGCCACCAACCCCTTCGGACTGACGGATGTGGGGTATTTGGCTACACCCACCTTTGCCGATATCGATGGGGATGGGGACTTGGATGCTTTTGTGGGTACTGTTGAAGGCAATACCCTGTTCTTCGAGAATATTGCCCCTACTACCCCAGTTAATAATGCCCCCACAGGTTCACCCACTGCCACTTTAAGCAACACGAATGAAGATACACCTATCACGATTACAGCAGCTGACTTATTAGCCGGGTTTAGCGATGTAGATGCTGGTGATACCTTATCCGTAGTCGGTTTAACTTCCAATAACGGCACTTTAGTTGATAACGGTAATGGGACTTATACTTTCACCCCAACTGCTAACTTTAATGGTGCAGTTAATCTAACCTACGGTGTGAGTGATGGTACGGCAACCTTAGCCGGTCAAAGTCAAACCTTCTCTGTAACGCCCGTTAATGATGCTCCTGTTGGTTCACCAACTGCTACTTTAAGCAACACGGCTGAAGATACAGCCATTATCATCAATACGGCTGACTTATTAGCCGGTTTTAGCGATGTAGATGGTGATAACCTCTCATTTGTTAACTTAACTGCTGATAACGGTGCATTGGTAGACAACTTTGATGGGACTTATACCTTCACCCCAACTGCTAACTTTAATGGTACTGTCACCCTTACCTACGGTGTAACTGATGGTACAGTAACCTTAGCCGGTCAAAGCCAAACCTTCTCCGTGACTGCGGTTAATGATGCACCAACAGGTGATACCATATTCAAGTCTTCTCAAACCAACCCCTTGGGACTGACAAATGTGGGGTTTCGTGCTGCCCCCACCTTTGCCGATATCGATGGGGATGGGGACTTGGATGCTTTTGTGGGTGAATTGTTAGGCAATACCATATTCTACCGCAACACGGGAACGGGGTCTGCTCCCAGCTTCACCCTTGAGGCCACCAACCCCTTCGGACTGACGGATGTGGGGTATTTGGCTACACCCACCTTTGCCGATATCGATGGGGATGGGGACTTGGATGCTTTTGTGGGTGAGCGTTTCGGCAATACCGTGTTCTACCGCAACACGGGAACGGGGTCTGCTCCCAGCTTCACCCTTGAGGCCACCAACCCCTTCGGACTGACGGATGTAGTGGGTTATTCTACCCCCACCTTTGCTGATATCGATGGGGATGGGGACTTGGATGCTTTTGTGGGTGAATTGTTAGGCAATACCGTGTTCTACCGCAACACGGGAACGGGGTCTGCTCCCAGCTTCACCCTTGAGGCCACCAACCCCTTCGGACTGACGGATGTGGGGTATGTGGCTACACCCACCTTTGCTGATATCGATGGGGATGGGGACTTGGATGCTTTTGTGGGTGAGCGTTTCGGCAATACGACATTCTACCGCAACACGGGAACGGGGTCTGCTCCCAGCTTCACCCTTGAGGCCACCAACCCCTTCGGACTGACGGATGTGGGGTATGTGGCTACACCCACCTTTGCCGATATCGATGGGGATGGGGACTTGGATGCTTTTGTGGGTGAGCGTTTCGGCAATACCCTGTTCTTCGAGAATATATCGGGTGTTAAAGCTACTTTAAGCGATACTGCTGAAGATACAGCCATTATCATTTATGCGGCTGACTTATTAGCCGGGTTTAGCGATGTAGATGGTGATACCTTATCCGTAGTCGGTTTAACTTCCAATAACGGCACTTTAGTTGATAACGGTAATGGGACTTATACCTTCACCCCAACTGCTAACTTTAATGGTACTGTCACCCTTACCTACGGTGTAACTGATGGTACAGTAACCTTAGCCGGTCAAAGCCAAACCTTCTCTGTAACCCCCGTTAATGATGCTCCTGTTGGTTCACCAACTGCCACTTTAAGCAATACGGCTGAAGATACAGCTATCACGATTACAGCAGCTAACTTATTAGCAGGGTTTAGCGATGTAGAGGGTGATACCATCTCAGTTGTTAACTTAACTGCTGATAACGGTGCATTGGTAGACAACTTTGATGGGACTTATACCTTCACCCCAACTGCTAACTTTAATGGTACTGTCACCCTTACCTACGGTGTAACTGATGGTACGGCAACCTTAGCCGGTCAAACCCAAACCTTCTCTGTGACTGCGGTTAATGATGCACCAACAGGTGATCCCATATTCAATTCTCCCCAAACCAACCCCTTCGGACTGACGGATGTGGGGTATAATTCTGCACCCACCTTTGCCGATATCGATGGGGATGGGGACTTGGATGCTTTTGTGGGGGAAAGATACGGCAATACCGTGTTCTACCGCAACACGGGAACGGGGTCTGCTCCCAGCTTCACCCTTGAGGCCACCAACCCCTTCGGACTGACGGATGTGGGGAATAATTCTGCACCCACCTTTGCCGATATCGATGGGGATGGGGACTTGGATGCTTTTGTGGGTGAATTGTTCGGCAATACCCGGTTCTACCGCAACACGGGAACGGGGTCTGCTCCCAGCTTCACCCTTGAGGCCACCAACCCCTTCGGACTGACGGATGTGGGGAATAATTCTGCACCCACCTTTGCGGATATCGATGGGGATGGGGACTTCGATGCTTTTGTGGGGAACTCATACGGCAATACTATATTCTACCGCAACACGGGAACGGGGTCTGCTCCCAACTTCACTCTTGAGGCCACCAACCCCTTCGGACTGACGGATGTGGGGATTTTGGCTAAACCCACCTTTGCGGATATCGATGGGGATGGGGATTTGGATGCTTTTGTGGGTGAATTGTTCGGCAATACTATATTCTACCGCAACACGGGAACGGGGTCTGCTCCCAACTTCACCCTTGAGGCCACCAACCCCTTCGGACTGACGGATGTGGGGTATGTGGCTACACCCACCTTTGCCGATATCGATGGGGATGGGGACTTGGATGCTTTTGTGGGTGAAACGTTCGGCAATACCCTGTTCTTCGAGAATATATCGGGTGTTAAAGCTACTTTAAGCGATACTGCTGAAGATACAGCCATTATCATTTATGCGGCTGACTTATTAGCAGGGTTTAGCGATTTAGATGGTGATACCTTATCCGTAGTCGGTTTAACTTCCAATAACGGCACTTTAGTTGATAACGGTAATGGGACTTATACTTTCACCCCAACTGCTAACTTTAATGGTACTGTCACCCTTACCTACGGTGTGAGTGATGGTACGGCAACCTTAGCCGGTCAAAGCCAAACCTTCTCTGTAACGCCCGTTAATGATGCTCCTGTTGGTTCACCAACTGCTACTTTAAGCAATACGGCTGAAGATACACCTATCACGATTACAGCAGCTAACTTATTAGCAGGGTTTAGCGATGTAGATAGTGATACCTTATCCGTAGTCGGTTTAACTTCCAATAACGGTGCATTAGTCAACAACGGTAATGGGACTTATACTTTCACCCCAACTGTTAACTTTAATGGTACTGTCACCCTTACCTACGGTGTGAGTGATGGTACGGCAACCTTAGCCGGTCAAAGCCAAACCTTCTCTGTAACGCCCGTTAATGATGCTCCTGTTGGTTCACCAACTGCTACTTTAAGCAATACGGCTGAAGATACACCTATCACGATTACAGCAGCTAACTTATTAGCAGGGTTTAGCGATGTAGATGGTAATACCATCTCAGTTGTTAACTTAACTGCCAATAACGGTGCATTAGTCAACAACGGTAATGGGACTTATACTTTCACCCCAACTGCTAACTTTAATGGTGCAGTTAATCTAACCTACGGTGTGAGTGATGGTACGGCAACCTTAGCCGGTCAAAGTCAAACCTTCTCTGTAACGCCCGTTAATGATGCTCCTGTAGGTTCACCAACTGCTACTTTAAGCAATACGGCTGAAGATACACCTATCACGATTACAGCAGCTAACTTATTAGCAGGGTTTAGCGATGTAGATGGTAATACCATCTCAGTTGTTAACTTAACTGCCAATAACGGTGCATTAGTCAACAACGGTAATGGGACTTATACTTTCACCCCAACTGCTAACTTTAATGGTGCAGTTAATCTAACCTACGGTGTAACTGATGGTACGGCAACTTTAGCTGGTCAAAGCCAAACCTTCTCTGTAACACCCGTTAATGATGCTCCTGTTGGTGTTAACGACACTGCTACCACTGCCTTCAATACTGCCGTCACTATCCAAGCTAGTACCCTACTGGCTAATGATACCGATGTTGATAACAGCGTCTTGAGTATCACTGGTGTCAGTGGTGTCACTAACGGCACTGCGGTACTTAACAATAATGGCACTGTCAGCAACACCGCAGATGATTATATTGTCTTTACCCCAACTACTGGATTCAGTGGTAATGCCAGCTTTAACTACACCCTCAGTGATGGTAGTTTGACTGGTACTGCTGCCGTTACGGTGGCTGTCGGTAGCAGCATTACAGGTACTAACCAATCAGATAACCTGGTTGGTGGCAATGGTAACGATATCCTCAACGGTGGCAATGGTAACGATACCATCTACGGTGGTAATGGTAACGATATCCTCGACGGCGGTAATAGCAACGATACCCTCTATGGTGGTAGCGGCAACGATACCCTCTTAGGCGGTAATGGTGACGACCTGTTGTATGGGGATGGCTTCTTAAATGGCGGTATTGGCAACGATGTCCTCAACGGCGATAATGGCAAAGATACCCTTTATGGTGGTCTTGGCAGTGATACCCTCACCGGTGGCAACGCTCAAGATGTATTTGCCTATACTGGTGGGGATGGTTCTGATACCATTACTGACTTCGTTAAGGGTCAAGATAAAATCGGACTGTATAACGGTTTGAGCTTCGGGCAACTGAATTTCTCAGGAAACACTATTCGGGTGGCTTCCACTAATGAAATTTTGGCAACCCTGACTGGTATTAATACCACGACCCTAACTGCGGCCGATTTCGTCAACATCTAG
- the nblB gene encoding phycobilisome degradation protein NblB — protein MTITSESLQPLLNSSDFGDRLQGVNLLRRIDPQVAFTLIQPLVNDTNERVRYAAVSQLDPLGKQDLVIALKLLRDRLLNDPDNDVKGAAADAIGGLKLTQAYDDLREIYYQTSNWLLQLSIIATLGELGEPRGIELLQEALQSDNDLVRIAAVSALGELGDAQCLPILVKLVNDEDWQIRYRLVQALGRLGGEEAQKTLKELTKDPIEQVAKEAQENLN, from the coding sequence ATGACTATTACCTCCGAATCATTACAACCCCTGCTTAATTCTAGTGATTTTGGCGATCGCCTCCAAGGGGTCAATTTATTGCGTCGCATTGATCCACAAGTGGCATTTACCCTGATTCAACCCTTAGTCAACGATACTAATGAACGAGTACGCTATGCGGCCGTCAGTCAGTTAGATCCCTTGGGAAAACAAGATTTAGTCATCGCTTTAAAGTTATTACGCGATCGCTTACTAAATGATCCCGACAATGATGTCAAAGGGGCGGCCGCAGATGCTATTGGTGGTTTAAAATTAACTCAAGCTTATGACGATTTGCGAGAAATTTATTATCAAACATCTAATTGGTTATTACAATTAAGTATCATTGCTACCTTAGGAGAATTAGGAGAACCCAGAGGGATTGAATTACTCCAAGAAGCGTTACAATCTGATAATGATTTAGTAAGAATTGCTGCGGTTAGTGCTTTAGGTGAATTAGGCGATGCTCAATGTCTTCCCATACTCGTTAAATTGGTCAATGATGAAGACTGGCAAATTCGTTATCGACTGGTTCAAGCATTAGGAAGATTAGGGGGAGAAGAAGCACAAAAAACTCTCAAAGAATTAACAAAAGATCCTATTGAACAAGTAGCCAAAGAAGCTCAAGAAAATCTTAATTAA